A DNA window from Shewanella baltica contains the following coding sequences:
- a CDS encoding LysR family transcriptional regulator, with protein sequence MHISNMDGLDILSLKILVSLYENKSATYVSKALDIPAPKISRSLKNLREIFGDELFIRRKYGLFPNEFATHLYPIAKEAIECTDKFHKARAANANLVKTHIEIAAPGLIAYAFPKALMQAIKDEQKLMHINITPWSMHTTQDIINGDTTLGICCNKSTADVAAFGDKLLTTTLQSMDKVYLLASRNHPIFKREITLETIAEYPYVNTDLGNPSSKLSPYQEFCLKSNIKLNTEITITSISSLFEYLGESQALSLLPYRVVYEMVSDVAELHTCQLSQLEAERLYAHAEAPTIFLVQKNQPSKVNDDLVWLSGQIKKIVDHII encoded by the coding sequence ATGCACATTAGTAACATGGATGGCCTAGATATTCTGAGTTTGAAAATACTCGTTTCATTATATGAGAACAAGTCTGCAACATACGTATCTAAGGCTCTTGATATTCCGGCTCCTAAAATTAGTCGTAGCCTTAAAAATCTACGGGAAATTTTTGGTGATGAACTTTTCATTCGTCGTAAATACGGACTATTCCCCAATGAGTTTGCGACCCATTTATATCCAATCGCGAAAGAAGCCATTGAATGTACTGATAAGTTTCATAAGGCCAGAGCCGCAAATGCTAACTTAGTGAAAACGCATATCGAGATTGCTGCTCCCGGCTTGATTGCTTACGCTTTTCCGAAAGCGTTAATGCAGGCCATTAAAGATGAACAGAAGCTGATGCACATTAATATCACCCCTTGGTCTATGCATACGACCCAAGACATTATTAACGGTGATACTACGCTGGGCATTTGCTGCAATAAAAGCACGGCTGATGTGGCCGCCTTTGGCGATAAACTCCTGACGACCACTTTGCAAAGCATGGATAAGGTTTACCTTCTTGCGAGCCGTAATCATCCTATTTTCAAACGGGAAATCACTTTAGAGACGATTGCAGAATATCCCTATGTGAATACCGACCTTGGTAATCCCAGTTCTAAGCTCAGTCCTTACCAAGAGTTTTGTCTGAAGAGCAACATTAAACTCAATACTGAAATTACTATTACCAGTATTTCAAGTTTGTTTGAATACCTAGGAGAGAGTCAGGCACTGTCGTTATTGCCCTACCGCGTGGTTTACGAGATGGTAAGTGATGTGGCTGAACTGCACACATGCCAGCTATCGCAACTCGAAGCCGAACGTTTATATGCTCATGCCGAAGCGCCAACCATTTTCTTAGTGCAAAAAAATCAGCCAAGCAAAGTGAATGATGATTTAGTGTGGCTAAGTGGACAGATTAAAAAGATTGTTGACCATATTATTTAG
- the menD gene encoding 2-succinyl-5-enolpyruvyl-6-hydroxy-3-cyclohexene-1-carboxylic-acid synthase, producing the protein MRTENTATLNLIWGALILEELARLGVQHVCMAPGSRSTPLTLAAAQQTKLQRHLHFDERGLGFMALGLAKASRAPVAIITTSGTAVANLYPAIVEAWLTHVPLIVLSGDRPPELLGCGANQAIVQPGIFANYATQVNLPTPDTHIAPQALLTTVDEAVANQTRPVHINCMYREPLYPSELSGVILDAESPYLKPLQTWLQLARPYTQYGKCKQLSSPSDDAIMRFVHGKGVIVVGTLTPEQDPQQLIALSQKIGWPLLTDAQSQLRQHPAAIGNIDQLLQHPKARNLLQEADRVLVFGGRLLSKRVIGYLAEQNWHSYWQVLPEQDRLDPSHNAKHIWHANAEQFAALNWYRSSSANWANTLITYNDELHNLFVRNIDQGEFGEAQVIRAIANTRPLEQQLFIGNSLPVRLYDMYAPVSCCTATTYTNRGASGIDGLLATACGIAAHEGKPTSLIIGDLSQLHDLNSLAIAKGLTSPLVIVILNNDGGNIFNLLPVPNEQVRSDYYRLSHGLEFGYAAAMFNLPYNQVDNLADFQDSYNEALDFQGASIIEVNVSQNQASDQIAALNLWVKQS; encoded by the coding sequence ATGCGGACCGAAAATACAGCCACTCTTAATCTTATTTGGGGAGCCCTTATTCTTGAGGAGTTGGCACGTCTTGGCGTGCAACATGTGTGTATGGCACCGGGCTCGCGCTCGACGCCGTTAACCCTCGCCGCCGCCCAGCAAACTAAACTCCAGCGTCACCTGCATTTTGACGAACGTGGACTCGGCTTTATGGCCTTAGGTCTGGCAAAAGCCAGCCGCGCACCGGTCGCTATCATCACCACCTCGGGCACCGCCGTCGCTAACTTGTATCCTGCGATTGTTGAAGCTTGGCTAACCCACGTGCCTTTGATCGTCTTAAGCGGCGATCGTCCACCCGAATTACTCGGCTGCGGCGCCAATCAAGCCATAGTCCAACCGGGGATTTTTGCGAATTACGCTACCCAAGTGAATCTGCCAACGCCAGATACGCATATCGCACCGCAGGCCTTGCTCACCACAGTGGATGAAGCGGTGGCGAATCAAACTCGTCCAGTGCACATCAACTGCATGTATCGCGAGCCCTTGTATCCGAGTGAACTCAGTGGCGTGATTCTCGATGCCGAATCGCCTTACCTCAAACCACTGCAAACTTGGCTGCAACTCGCCCGCCCGTATACCCAATACGGCAAGTGCAAACAATTGAGCAGCCCCAGTGACGATGCCATCATGCGGTTCGTCCACGGTAAAGGCGTGATCGTTGTCGGTACACTCACGCCCGAGCAAGATCCACAGCAGCTTATCGCGTTATCGCAAAAAATTGGCTGGCCTTTGCTTACCGATGCCCAGTCGCAACTGCGCCAACATCCCGCGGCAATAGGCAATATCGACCAACTGCTACAACATCCAAAGGCGCGCAATCTATTACAGGAAGCGGATCGCGTACTCGTGTTCGGCGGCCGTTTATTGTCAAAACGGGTGATAGGTTATCTTGCTGAGCAGAATTGGCACAGCTACTGGCAGGTGTTACCCGAGCAAGACAGGCTAGATCCGAGCCACAATGCGAAGCACATTTGGCATGCCAATGCAGAGCAGTTTGCGGCCTTGAACTGGTATCGTTCATCCTCAGCGAACTGGGCGAATACCTTAATCACCTATAACGATGAATTGCATAACTTATTTGTGCGCAACATCGATCAAGGGGAATTTGGTGAAGCGCAAGTGATACGCGCCATCGCTAACACTCGCCCCTTAGAACAGCAGCTTTTTATCGGCAACAGCCTGCCTGTACGCTTGTATGACATGTACGCCCCAGTTAGTTGCTGCACAGCGACCACTTATACCAACCGTGGCGCCTCTGGTATTGACGGCTTGCTCGCCACCGCTTGCGGCATTGCGGCCCACGAAGGCAAGCCCACCAGTTTGATCATCGGTGATTTATCACAACTGCACGATCTTAACTCGCTGGCCATCGCCAAAGGCTTAACCAGCCCGCTGGTGATCGTGATCCTCAATAACGATGGTGGCAATATCTTTAACTTATTGCCGGTTCCCAATGAACAAGTCCGCAGTGATTATTATCGACTCAGCCACGGCTTAGAATTTGGCTACGCCGCAGCCATGTTTAATTTGCCCTATAATCAAGTGGATAATTTAGCCGATTTTCAAGATAGTTATAATGAAGCACTGGATTTTCAGGGGGCTTCGATCATTGAAGTCAATGTGAGCCAAAACCAAGCCAGCGACCAAATCGCCGCGCTCAACCTTTGGGTGAAACAAAGCTAA
- the menH gene encoding 2-succinyl-6-hydroxy-2,4-cyclohexadiene-1-carboxylate synthase: MPTMARYGDPSLPTLVLLHGFLGTKADWLPLMPALSQHFHCICLDLPGHGDNQAEGPTEAKLDFDFCVENIMTRLDSLNPSPEPFHLYGYSLGGRIALHLAKAYPQRLLSLNLESCHPGLADPQEKTARTKNDTQWAERLLHLASKDFLNLWYQQPVFADMTAAKRKALIEQRSAVLDLHPKQLLKEVFLATSLARQASMWDVPSQLACECHFFAGSQDAKFHALAQEWQLHAPILVHSISDAGHNIHQAAPEALITKIVKLLG, encoded by the coding sequence ATGCCAACCATGGCCCGTTACGGCGATCCTTCACTACCGACCTTAGTGCTACTGCATGGCTTTTTGGGTACTAAGGCGGACTGGTTGCCGTTAATGCCTGCGCTAAGCCAGCACTTCCATTGTATTTGTTTGGATCTGCCTGGCCATGGAGATAATCAAGCTGAAGGGCCGACTGAGGCTAAGCTCGATTTCGACTTTTGCGTCGAAAACATAATGACGCGGCTCGATAGCCTTAATCCAAGTCCCGAACCGTTTCATCTCTACGGTTATTCCTTAGGCGGGCGTATTGCCTTGCACCTTGCAAAAGCCTATCCGCAGCGCTTGTTAAGTCTGAACCTCGAATCCTGCCACCCAGGGCTCGCAGACCCGCAAGAAAAAACGGCCAGAACCAAGAATGATACCCAGTGGGCCGAGCGTTTATTGCATCTGGCTAGCAAAGATTTTTTAAACTTGTGGTATCAGCAGCCCGTGTTTGCCGACATGACTGCGGCCAAACGTAAAGCCTTAATTGAGCAGAGATCTGCCGTCTTAGATCTGCATCCTAAACAGCTGCTTAAAGAGGTATTCTTAGCCACTTCACTTGCGCGCCAAGCATCGATGTGGGATGTGCCTTCGCAGCTTGCCTGTGAATGCCATTTCTTTGCGGGCAGCCAAGATGCCAAGTTTCACGCCCTCGCCCAAGAGTGGCAATTACACGCACCTATTCTCGTCCACAGTATTAGCGACGCCGGACACAACATACACCAAGCAGCTCCCGAGGCATTAATCACAAAAATAGTTAAGCTGCTTGGGTAA
- the menC gene encoding o-succinylbenzoate synthase: MILTSLNLYQYRLPLDVLLPVGKQRIDRRAGLVLQACANANVGGEYRQVEVEIAPLSGIDVDEQVLVGFSRETLAQVQTALTELLPRLGGQHIDTLLDYAEQSPYPSLAFGLSLLHAKLMGKLDAIRPQTATVPLIYHPTDAGNDLLDNKIAALGMHVHSVKVKVAQTSIEDELSLIYGILRTRPDLKLRLDANRGFTLEQAIEFAACLPLDTIEYIEEPCQNPQDNLEFYQAIGMPYALDESLNDPDYQFVMQNGLTALVIKPMLLGSIEKLAHLIDTAQSYGVRCIISSSLESSLGISDLAHLAAILTPDEIPGLDTLSAFSQDLIVSSGKKHCLTLAQLELIAQHAIDSTQQSDLGAAKREEN; encoded by the coding sequence ATGATCTTAACTTCGCTTAACCTGTATCAATATCGACTACCGCTCGATGTATTATTGCCCGTAGGCAAGCAACGCATCGACCGCAGGGCTGGATTAGTATTGCAAGCCTGCGCCAACGCGAATGTTGGTGGCGAATACAGACAAGTCGAAGTTGAAATCGCCCCACTCTCTGGCATAGATGTCGATGAACAAGTCTTAGTGGGATTTAGCCGCGAAACACTGGCTCAAGTGCAAACGGCGTTAACCGAGTTATTACCCCGGCTCGGCGGTCAGCATATCGATACCCTGCTGGATTACGCCGAGCAAAGCCCTTACCCTTCCTTGGCCTTCGGTTTAAGTCTGTTGCATGCCAAGTTAATGGGCAAACTCGATGCCATTCGTCCACAAACTGCCACCGTCCCTTTGATTTATCATCCAACGGATGCGGGCAATGACTTGCTCGATAACAAGATTGCGGCGCTCGGCATGCATGTTCACTCGGTGAAAGTTAAAGTCGCGCAGACTTCGATCGAAGATGAACTGAGCCTGATTTATGGCATTTTACGTACCCGCCCCGATCTCAAATTGCGTTTAGACGCGAACCGTGGTTTTACACTAGAACAAGCCATCGAATTTGCCGCTTGTCTGCCCCTAGACACCATCGAATACATAGAAGAGCCTTGCCAGAATCCACAGGATAATCTGGAATTTTATCAAGCGATTGGTATGCCCTACGCCCTCGATGAATCGCTTAACGATCCCGATTATCAGTTTGTAATGCAAAATGGCCTGACTGCGCTCGTCATCAAACCTATGCTGCTCGGCAGTATTGAAAAGCTAGCCCATTTAATCGATACGGCGCAAAGCTATGGCGTGCGTTGCATTATCAGTTCGAGTCTTGAAAGCAGTTTAGGCATTAGCGATCTCGCCCATTTAGCCGCGATTCTCACTCCCGATGAAATCCCAGGACTCGATACCCTCAGCGCCTTTAGCCAAGATTTAATCGTGTCATCGGGTAAAAAACACTGCCTCACACTCGCCCAACTTGAACTCATTGCACAACACGCCATTGATTCAACGCAGCAAAGTGATTTGGGTGCAGCCAAGCGTGAGGAAAACTAG
- the menE gene encoding o-succinylbenzoate--CoA ligase: MSDKRLSKLLALPPVHQAALAFPQQTAIKLAGQNIRYSELSQRVIALGQQLRAAGIAEDEPLACIAVNNLQMICLYWACIDIGAIFFPISPRFPLAQIQGLIDEHQIRYVWRAEISDLQNCSQLALDFNRLSKESAQPVDITRPANVILTSGSSGFPKAAVHCLANHIANAEGARSLIALKQDDAWLLSLPLFHIGGLAILNRCALVGATVVMPDQALSLSQQIDQDKLTHLSLVPAQLSKLLADTSSKLKSIKALVLGGGAVSLDLLAQLKQRNIASYTSYGMTEMGSQITTGPALSDGSSGKLLPKRELKIEDSVIWVRGECLFIGYLTPEGIQAGVDQEGWFYTKDRGEWDENGNLHILGRVDNMFICGGENIQPEEIEAALKQHPQIDDAIVFAIPDAQFSNLPAAILRGSLTHHTESIANELELFLAEKIARFKRPRQYYVWPENHEQTGLKVNRKALIANLVKH, from the coding sequence TTGTCTGACAAACGCCTATCGAAGTTGCTAGCACTGCCACCCGTGCACCAAGCCGCGTTGGCGTTTCCACAGCAGACGGCTATCAAGTTAGCTGGACAAAACATTCGTTACTCTGAGCTTAGCCAGCGCGTTATCGCACTGGGTCAGCAGCTAAGAGCTGCAGGCATCGCAGAGGATGAGCCACTCGCCTGTATTGCAGTGAATAATCTCCAGATGATTTGCCTCTATTGGGCCTGCATCGATATCGGGGCGATCTTTTTTCCTATCTCACCTCGTTTTCCTCTCGCGCAGATCCAAGGTTTAATCGATGAACATCAGATCCGCTATGTGTGGCGGGCTGAGATTTCTGATCTGCAAAATTGCAGCCAACTAGCCTTAGATTTTAATCGCCTCAGCAAAGAGTCAGCTCAGCCTGTCGATATTACCCGCCCTGCCAATGTGATTTTAACGTCGGGTTCTAGCGGTTTTCCAAAAGCGGCGGTCCATTGCTTAGCCAACCATATTGCCAATGCCGAAGGCGCTCGCAGCTTAATCGCGCTCAAACAAGATGATGCTTGGCTGCTCTCCTTGCCATTATTCCACATCGGTGGTCTAGCGATATTAAACCGCTGTGCCTTAGTCGGTGCCACTGTTGTTATGCCAGACCAAGCGCTAAGTCTTAGTCAGCAAATTGACCAAGATAAGCTGACCCACCTCTCTTTGGTGCCAGCACAACTGAGCAAGTTATTAGCCGACACAAGCAGCAAACTTAAAAGTATCAAAGCCTTAGTACTTGGCGGCGGCGCAGTCTCGCTAGACTTACTCGCGCAGCTTAAGCAACGCAATATCGCCAGTTACACGAGTTACGGCATGACAGAAATGGGCTCGCAGATCACCACAGGTCCCGCATTAAGCGACGGCAGCAGTGGCAAATTACTCCCCAAGCGTGAGCTTAAAATCGAAGACAGTGTGATTTGGGTGCGCGGCGAATGCCTGTTTATCGGCTACCTCACCCCAGAGGGAATACAAGCTGGCGTGGATCAAGAAGGCTGGTTTTACACCAAAGACAGGGGCGAATGGGACGAAAATGGCAATCTACACATCCTTGGTCGCGTCGATAACATGTTCATTTGTGGCGGCGAAAATATCCAACCAGAAGAAATCGAAGCCGCGCTTAAACAGCACCCACAAATAGATGATGCTATCGTTTTCGCCATCCCCGATGCACAATTTAGCAATCTCCCCGCCGCTATCCTTCGCGGCAGTTTAACTCATCACACAGAGTCGATTGCCAATGAACTCGAATTGTTCCTCGCCGAAAAAATCGCCCGCTTCAAACGCCCAAGACAATATTATGTATGGCCAGAAAATCATGAGCAGACAGGGCTGAAAGTAAATAGAAAAGCCTTGATAGCTAATCTTGTTAAACACTGA
- the rpoH gene encoding RNA polymerase sigma factor RpoH, with translation MTFQTQSMALTVPQGASSLEAYIHSVTSISMLDAEAEYELAKRLQETGDLQAAKQLIMSHLRFVVHVAKGYSGYGLPQADLIQEGNIGLMKAVKRFDPDVGVRLVSFAVHWIKAEIHEYVLKNWRIVKVATTKAQRKLFFNIRKAKKRLGWFSDAEVTMVAENLGVSKADVTEMESRMAAQDPAFDLTNDQDEEHDFAPVHYLEDHSSDLAENIENDNWESNAQGRLLSAIKTLDERSQHILRARWLDDDKTTLQELAETYQVSAERIRQLEKNAMNKLKACMEA, from the coding sequence ATGACCTTTCAAACGCAATCAATGGCACTGACAGTCCCACAGGGCGCCAGTAGTCTAGAAGCTTATATCCATTCAGTGACTAGCATCAGCATGCTGGACGCTGAGGCTGAGTATGAGTTGGCCAAGCGTTTACAGGAAACTGGTGATCTACAAGCTGCGAAGCAACTGATTATGTCGCACTTACGTTTTGTAGTGCACGTTGCAAAGGGCTATTCAGGCTATGGTTTGCCACAGGCAGACCTGATCCAAGAAGGCAACATAGGCTTGATGAAAGCGGTTAAACGCTTCGATCCCGATGTTGGCGTGCGTCTAGTGTCTTTTGCTGTGCACTGGATCAAAGCTGAAATTCATGAATATGTGCTGAAAAACTGGCGCATTGTTAAAGTCGCGACCACTAAAGCGCAACGTAAGTTGTTCTTTAACATCCGTAAAGCGAAAAAACGCTTAGGTTGGTTCAGCGATGCAGAAGTCACTATGGTGGCTGAAAATTTAGGTGTGTCTAAGGCCGATGTGACCGAAATGGAATCACGTATGGCTGCGCAAGATCCGGCATTTGATTTAACCAATGATCAAGACGAGGAGCATGATTTTGCCCCAGTCCATTATTTGGAAGATCATTCATCGGATTTAGCGGAAAACATTGAAAACGATAACTGGGAATCGAATGCCCAAGGTCGTTTATTATCGGCCATCAAAACCTTAGACGAACGCAGCCAGCATATTCTGCGCGCCCGTTGGTTAGATGACGATAAAACCACACTGCAAGAACTTGCAGAGACTTATCAAGTGTCGGCTGAACGTATTCGCCAACTTGAGAAAAATGCCATGAACAAGCTGAAAGCTTGCATGGAAGCCTAA
- the ftsX gene encoding permease-like cell division protein FtsX: MSDSAKLTRSKLPLSGRIVMFFIRHVQQAMASMGELWRNPVSSVMTMAVLGVSLSLPAALQVLVKNAETITSSWNSAAEISLFIEDNRSDQTIQSLLTRIRTYSEVDKVQYIDKNQALEEFQRLSGFGEALAYLDKNPLPAVITVTPTPRYSTPVGARELLTKLEREPEISFGRLDIEWLERLQAVVRLLERTVMAIAALLVLAVVLVIGNTIRLAIMNRRSEIEVMKLVGATEAFIQRPFLYTGIWYGVIGGILAWLIINLLVWYLDSALAELLGLYGSQLEMKSLTFTELLQLVGLASFLGWLGSYLSVRQHLRSIEPS, encoded by the coding sequence GATGGCGAGTATGGGAGAACTCTGGCGCAACCCAGTGTCTTCCGTGATGACAATGGCAGTATTGGGTGTGAGCCTGAGTTTGCCTGCGGCATTGCAAGTGTTAGTTAAAAACGCTGAGACCATTACCAGCTCGTGGAACAGCGCTGCGGAGATCTCTTTGTTTATCGAAGACAATCGTAGCGATCAAACCATTCAGAGCCTGCTGACGCGGATTCGGACTTATTCCGAAGTGGATAAAGTGCAGTACATAGATAAAAACCAAGCTCTAGAAGAGTTTCAACGTCTGTCTGGTTTTGGCGAGGCCTTGGCCTATTTAGATAAAAACCCTCTGCCAGCGGTCATTACCGTCACACCGACACCGCGTTATTCAACGCCAGTGGGCGCCCGTGAACTCTTGACTAAGCTAGAGCGCGAGCCTGAGATTAGCTTTGGCCGTTTAGATATCGAATGGCTAGAGCGGTTACAGGCGGTAGTGCGTCTTCTTGAACGCACTGTGATGGCGATTGCCGCATTACTCGTGCTGGCTGTGGTCTTAGTGATAGGCAATACGATTCGCTTAGCGATTATGAATCGACGCAGCGAAATCGAAGTGATGAAGCTTGTTGGGGCAACCGAAGCCTTTATTCAGCGTCCATTCCTCTACACTGGGATTTGGTACGGGGTGATTGGCGGCATATTGGCTTGGCTGATCATTAACTTATTAGTGTGGTATCTCGATTCGGCTCTTGCCGAGCTGTTGGGCTTATATGGCAGTCAGCTCGAGATGAAATCGCTCACTTTTACTGAACTGCTGCAATTGGTTGGACTGGCGTCATTTTTAGGTTGGTTAGGTTCGTATTTGTCTGTACGCCAGCATTTACGGTCGATTGAACCTTCATAA